In the Streptomyces fradiae ATCC 10745 = DSM 40063 genome, CGCGAGGCCGCGCCCGAGGCGAAGGTCGAGGCCTATGTGCGCCGCCAGCTCCAGCTCGTCGGCGACCGGCGCCACCGCGCCGTCGTCGCCATCTCCGCCAGCGAGCTGGACGACGGCGCCCGCGAGAAGATCCGCGCGGCCCACGGCGGCCTCGTGGCGCTCGTCGTCGACGCGCTCGCCGCGCTCGGCCAGCCCGAGCCCCGGCTCGCGGCGATGCTCCTGCAGGGCGTCGTGGACGCGGCGGTCCGCCGTATCGAGCTGGGCGCCGCCGAGGACCCCGAAGCCATCGCCGACACGGCCGTGGCCGTCGCCCTGCGCGGGGTCGCCCGCCCCTGACCGCGCCCCGCCTCACCCCGGCGGCAGGAGGCGGGACGGCGGTCGGCGCGGCAGCAGCGACAGCGGGTCCAGGTAGGCGTCCCCCCGCAGCAGCCCCCAGTGCAGGCACCTCCCCGCGCAGTGCGAGGCCGCGCCGGCCTCCGTCACCCCGACCACCTCCCCGGCCGCGACCGCCGTCCCCACCGCCACCCGTGCCCGCACCGGCTCGTACGTGATCCGCCGGGGCGCCGCCCCGGCCGGTGCGTCCAGTGTCACCACCAGCACCCCCCGGCCGCCCACCGCCCCGGCGAACGACACCCGCCCCCCGGCCGCCGCCCGCACCGGCGTGCCCGGCGGCGCGGCGAGGTCCACGCCCCGGTGCCCCCGCCCGTACGGCGAATCGGGCGGCCGCCAGCCGCGCACCACCTCGGCGCGGGGCGGCCCGACCGGCCACACCGCCCGCACCGGCGCCCGCCCGCCGGCCACCCCCGCCCCGGCCGGCGCGCCCGCCCCGGCCGGCGCCCCGGCTCCGGCCGGTGCCCCGCGTCCGCCCCCGCCGGGTGGTGCCTCCCGCCCCCCGGCCGCCACGGCATCCGCCTCGCGCGCGGCGGCCGAACGGGCCGACGGCACGGGGGGCCCGGCGGCGCCCGGCGCCCTCGGCGCCGGCAGCAGGAGCACCAGCAGCAGGAGCGGCAGGGCGAGCAGGCCGAGCGAGGCGGGCGGGGCGGGCGGGGAGGAAGGGGCGAGCGGTGCGGGCGGCGGGAGGGCCGCCCGCGCGGAGCGCCGGAGCAGGTACGCACGGTCCATGTGCGCACTCTCCGGCACGTCCACCAGCACCGGGGGGCCACGCCCCCGATCTGTGGACGGCCGCGCCGCTTGTGGACAGCGCCGTCACCCGCTGGTGCCCAGGTCCCGTACACTTCTTCTGGCGACCCGGGCCACCGGGTCGACTTCGCACGCCCCGCCACCACCCTCACCGGACGTGGCAGCGCTCATCGGTCCATTCGTGGCAGCAGCGCGCCGGGGCGTCAGGACAGAACCGACACACAAGGAGATACGGCCATGGCCGTCGTCACGATGCGGGAGCTGCTGGAGAGCGGCGTCCACTTCGGTCACCAGACCCGTCGCTGGAACCCGAAGATGAAGCGCTTCATCTTCACCGAGCGCAACGGCATCTACATCATCGACCTGCTCCAGTCGCTGTCGTACATCGACCGCGCCTACGAGTTCGTCAAGGAGACCGTCGCGCACGGCGGCTCCATCATGTTCGTCGGCACGAAGAAGCAGGCGCAGGAGGCCATCGCCGAGCAGGCCACCCGCGTCGGCATGCCGTACGTCAACCAGCGCTGGCTGGGCGGCATGCTCACCAACTTCTCCACCGTCTACAAGCGCCTCCAGCGCCTCAAGGAGCTCGAGGCGATCGACTTCGAGGACGTGGCCGCCTCCGGCCTCACCAAGAAGGAGCTCCTGGTCCTCTCGCGTGAGAAGACCAAGCTGGAGAAGACCCTCGGTGGCATCCGCGACATGCAGAAGGTGCCCAGCGCCGTCTGGATCGTCGACACCAAGAAGGAGCACATCG is a window encoding:
- a CDS encoding murein hydrolase activator EnvC family protein, translated to MDRAYLLRRSARAALPPPAPLAPSSPPAPPASLGLLALPLLLLVLLLPAPRAPGAAGPPVPSARSAAAREADAVAAGGREAPPGGGGRGAPAGAGAPAGAGAPAGAGVAGGRAPVRAVWPVGPPRAEVVRGWRPPDSPYGRGHRGVDLAAPPGTPVRAAAGGRVSFAGAVGGRGVLVVTLDAPAGAAPRRITYEPVRARVAVGTAVAAGEVVGVTEAGAASHCAGRCLHWGLLRGDAYLDPLSLLPRRPPSRLLPPG
- the rpsB gene encoding 30S ribosomal protein S2, whose translation is MAVVTMRELLESGVHFGHQTRRWNPKMKRFIFTERNGIYIIDLLQSLSYIDRAYEFVKETVAHGGSIMFVGTKKQAQEAIAEQATRVGMPYVNQRWLGGMLTNFSTVYKRLQRLKELEAIDFEDVAASGLTKKELLVLSREKTKLEKTLGGIRDMQKVPSAVWIVDTKKEHIAVGEARKLNIPVVAILDTNCDPDEVDYKIPGNDDAIRSVTLLTRVIADAVAEGLIARSGAAAGDSKPGEKAAAEPLAEWERDLLEGEKKADEAAEKPAEAPAAEAAAAEAPAAEAPAAEAPAAEAEQA
- a CDS encoding TetR/AcrR family transcriptional regulator, whose product is MAEHRTMQRAALLDAARSLLSEGGTEALTFPALAERTGLARSSVYEYFRSRAAVVEELCAVDFPVWAAEVETAMEREAAPEAKVEAYVRRQLQLVGDRRHRAVVAISASELDDGAREKIRAAHGGLVALVVDALAALGQPEPRLAAMLLQGVVDAAVRRIELGAAEDPEAIADTAVAVALRGVARP